Genomic window (Caldinitratiruptor microaerophilus):
GGTACAGCCGGCTTCCACCTGCGGCTGGAAGACGGAACGACCCTAGAGGCCCGTCACGTGATCCTGTGCCTCGGCGTGAACGTGGAACTCGCCCGGAAGGCGGGCGCGGCGATCCGACCCGGCGGCGAACCGCGGATCAAGGAAGTCGTGGACGTCGACGCCCTCGGACGGACCTCGATCCCCGGCGTGTGGGCGGCCGGCACGTGCGCGGGCACCAGCGTGCATACCATCGTCACCGCCGGTGACGGCGCCAGGGTCGCCATTAACCTGATCAGCGAGATTCGCGGCACGCGGCACGTGGATCACGAGGTGCTCGCCCCCGCAGGGCAGCCCAGGCCGTGAGGTCCTCCCCTGGCACTGCGAACATCCCACGCGGCTCGCACGTTCCCAACGAAACCACAGACCCCGGAGCCCCAGGCGGAGGTTCCGGGGTTTCGCATGGCAAGAGGCGGCATACGAGGTGGACGGCCTCATCGCGAGCGGGGCTTGGACCTTTGGGTCGGATCCACAATATCGCCAGTTTGCTTCATCCTTGAAGACGTCAAAACCAACCCGGCGGGTCTCGTAACGGAAGAATTGATTCGGATGCTCCACGAAATAAGCACCGAAGGTTGTGACTACCCCATGAACATTCCAGGGGAGTATCGCCGCCACAACATGCAAGTCAGCCCAACCTCGACCTAATGACTCAGTTTTCTTAACTGTTAGTTGACGTAACCCAACAAACACCACGGAACATCCAACTTAGGAGCACTCTCCCTGTTGCCCAAAGGGGTGACGACAACCTTTCGTTTAGTCCCGGCGCCAAGGGGACACGGAGCGCCCCAGAAGCCTGGAAGGAAGTGGCTTCCGGGGCGCCGTCCGCTTGGTGGGCCCAGAGGGATTCGAACCCCCAACCAAGTGATTATGAGTCACCCGCTCTGCCGTTGAGCTATGGGCCCGAAAGCACCCTCATTATACATCACGGCGATCACCCGCTGCCACGCCGGGGTCCCACCCGGGTGTGTACCGACGTGGACGGGATGTCGCGCGGCACCCCGCCGGCGTCGTCTCGTGCCGCGGCCGCGCGGGACGTTGCCATGCCGACAAGGTCGGCGCTCAGGCGCCTCGCGGTCCCGCTCCTCCTATCGGACCCGGGTGCTCGGACAGGTCCCCCTCAGGGTGCTCCCCCTCATGGGCACGGGGGCCGCCGCCACGTCCGGGTACCCGCGCCTCCAGGAGGCGTGGGCCGCCTGGCGCCGCCGGCGGCGTCCGACGGGGAACCCGGCGTGACGACGAGCTTTGGCCCGGTTCCCCACGACAGGGGCAGAAGGAGTAGGGGGCGCCTCCGGGCGCCCCCTGACGGCTCCACTCACCACTCACAACTCACCACTCAGAACTCAATCCAGGTAGTCCTTGAGCTTCTTGCTCCGGCTCGGGTGGCGGAGCTTGCGCAGCGCCTTCGCCTCGATCTGCCGGATGCGCTCGCGGGTTACGCCGAAGACCTGGCCGACCTCCTCCAGCGTGCGGGCGCGCCCGTCGTCGAGGCCGAAGCGCAGCCTCAGGACCTTCTCCTCCCGGGGCGTGAGCGTCTCCAGAACCTCCTCGAGCTGCTCCTTCAGCAGCATGTACGAGGCCGCCTCCGCCGGAGCCGGCGCCTCCTGGTCCTCGATGAAGTCTCCGAGGTGGGAGTCCTCCTCCTCGCCGATCGGGGTCTCGAGCGACACCGGCTCCTGGGCGATCTTCATGATCTCCCGCACCCGCTCGACGGAGATGTCCATCTCGTCGGCGATCTCCTCGGGCGTCGGCTCGCGCCCGAGCTCCTGGACGAGCTGGCGCTGGACCCGGATCAGCTTGTTGATGGTCTCCACCATGTGCACGGGGATGCGGATCGTGCGGGCCTGGTCCGCGATCGCCCGGGTGATGGCCTGGCGGATCCACCACGTGGCGTACGTGCTGAACTTGTAGCCCTTGCGGTAGTCGAACTTCTCCACGGCCTTGATGAGCCCGAGGTTGCCCTCCTGGATCAGGTCGAGGAAGAGCATGCCCCGGCCCACGTACCGCTTCGCGATGCTGACCACCAGCCGCAGGTTCGCCTCGGCGAGGCGCTTCTTGGCCTCCTCGTCACCCTGCTCGATCCGCTTGGCCAGCTCCACCTCCTCCTCGGGCGTGAGGAGGGGCACCCGGCCGATCTCCTTCAGGTACATGCGGACCGGGTCGTCGGTCGCCACGCCCTCCGGGACGGAGAGGTCCATGTCCGCCTCCACGTCGCCGGTGGCCTCGGGCTCCGGCTCGGCCACCACCCCGTCCTCGGCCCCGTCGGGGCCGCCTTCGGCTGGAGGCGGGGGGTCCGTCACGACCTCGATGTTGTGTTCCGCCAGCTGGTCGTAGACCTCCTCCATCTGCTCGGGCGTCAGCTCCTGACCCTGGAAGTGCTCGAGGATCTCGGACTCCGTGAGCGACCCCCGCCGCTTGCCGCGGGCGATCAGGTCGTCAAGGCCGGCCGGTTTCGCCTCCCTGGAGGCGTCCATGGCGCAT
Coding sequences:
- a CDS encoding NAD(P)/FAD-dependent oxidoreductase, whose amino-acid sequence is MAIIGGGPAGASAATFTARAGLNTVLVDADQSITRRAWIPNHLGFPDGISGPDLVDRGKQQAQRAGARLVTGKVVDLEGTGTAGFHLRLEDGTTLEARHVILCLGVNVELARKAGAAIRPGGEPRIKEVVDVDALGRTSIPGVWAAGTCAGTSVHTIVTAGDGARVAINLISEIRGTRHVDHEVLAPAGQPRP
- the rpoD gene encoding RNA polymerase sigma factor RpoD, which codes for MDASREAKPAGLDDLIARGKRRGSLTESEILEHFQGQELTPEQMEEVYDQLAEHNIEVVTDPPPPAEGGPDGAEDGVVAEPEPEATGDVEADMDLSVPEGVATDDPVRMYLKEIGRVPLLTPEEEVELAKRIEQGDEEAKKRLAEANLRLVVSIAKRYVGRGMLFLDLIQEGNLGLIKAVEKFDYRKGYKFSTYATWWIRQAITRAIADQARTIRIPVHMVETINKLIRVQRQLVQELGREPTPEEIADEMDISVERVREIMKIAQEPVSLETPIGEEEDSHLGDFIEDQEAPAPAEAASYMLLKEQLEEVLETLTPREEKVLRLRFGLDDGRARTLEEVGQVFGVTRERIRQIEAKALRKLRHPSRSKKLKDYLD